One Oryza brachyantha chromosome 3, ObraRS2, whole genome shotgun sequence DNA segment encodes these proteins:
- the LOC102717884 gene encoding uncharacterized protein LOC102717884 has translation MGSLMAGWNSPVLGDEKKVRLMRNRSLTREEVAAFWRRQQQQQQRKPPPEDHDGNGSSSPLSSPRAAAAGNVSPLSSPRAGDMSPLASPGGGRAQQETSRCPLRRLERLSSMPSPLARTVMTRADDCPYQSYSHSEPPSPAAPHHDRQRPFADQHDDDDDDGASTSSECWWTRSSWAFLNETPSLEQQTFGKSQTYACVQFHVSRVVTGNA, from the exons ATGGGTTCTCTGATGGCTGGCTGGAACTCACCAGTGCTTGGTGATGAGAAGAAAG TTCGGCTGATGAGGAACCGTTCGCTGACcagggaggaggtggccgcGTTCTGGAggcgccagcagcagcagcagcagcggaagccgccgccggaggatcacgacggcaacggcagcagctcgccgctctcctctcctcgcgccgccgccgccggcaacgtCTCGCCGCTCTCCTCGCCCCGCGCCGGCGACATGTCGCCGCTCGCCtctcccggcggcggccgcgcg cagcaggagaCGAGCCGGTGCCCGTTGAGGAGGCTGGAGAGGCTGAGCTcgatgccgtcgccgctggctCGCACCGTGATGACGAGGGCCGACGACTGCCCGTACCAGTCCTACTCCCACAgcgagccgccgtcgccggcggctccTCACCATGATCGTCAGCGGCCGTTCGCCGAccagcacgacgacgacgacgacgacggcgccagcACCAGCAGCGAGTGCTG GTGGACGCGGAGCAGCTGGGCGTTCCTGAACGAGACGCCGTCGCTGGAGCAGCAGACGTTCGGCAAGTCGCAGACGTACGCCTGCGTTCAGTTCCACGTCTCCCGGGTCGTCACCGGCAACGCCTAG
- the LOC102717228 gene encoding EEF1A lysine methyltransferase 3: protein MDGWSGGREENGDVALRETETRIVWRWSSCKKSQQASSSRHPKLSNTAGPTAMETALFSAASLFHDPDDPDEMQVGAEAGAQAMDYVERVHEFPGMELSIREFSCHQLNANLLWPGTFSFADWLVKNKSILHGRRILELGSGTGALAIFLRKAFQVDITTSDYDDEEIEENIAYNCKANSLDVLPHIRHTWGDQFPVLIPDWDIVIASDILLYVKQYPNLVRTLSFILKEHKGSSQNTGNTAITNKSGTQVPVKFPMFLMSWRRRIGKDWCLFFEECKKAGLEVQHLGDLVYLIYTK from the exons atggatggatggagcgGGGGAAGAGAGGAAAATGGCGATGTTGCCCTCCGAGAGACCGAGACCCGCATAGTGTGGAGGTGGAGCTCTTGCAAGAAGAGTCAGCAAGCCTCCTCTTCGCGACACCCAAAGCTGTCCAATACCGCAGGCCCGACGGCCATGGAGACCGCCCtcttctccgccgcctctCTCTTCCACGACCCCGATGACCCAG ACGAGATGCAGGTGGGCGCCGAAGCGGGGGCGCAGGCTATGGATTACGTGGAGAGAGTCCACGAGTTCCCTGGCATG GAACTGAGCATAAGGGAATTCTCATGTCATCAGCTCAATGCTAACCTGCTATGGCCTGGGACCTTTTCATTTGCTGATTGGCTGGTGAAGAATAAATCAATTCTGCATGGGCGAAGGATCCTTGAATTAGGAAG TGGGACGGGAGCTTTGGCTATTTTCCTGCGAAAGGCGTTTCAAGTGGACATCACAACCTCTGATTATGATGATGAAGAGATTGAAGAGAATATAGCATACAACTGCAAAGCTAACAGTTTGGATGTACTTCCTCATATCCGAC ATACATGGGGAGACCAGTTTCCAGTTCTCATACCAGATTGGGACATTGTTATCGCTAGTGACATTTTGTTGT ATGTTAAACAATATCCAAACCTAGTCAGAACATTATCCTTTATCCTGAAAGAACACAAGGGCAGCAGTCAGAATACTGGCAATACAGCCATCACAAACAAATCAG GAACTCAAGTACCTGTTAAGTTTCCCATGTTTTTGATGAGCTGGCGTAGAAGAATTGGCAAGGATTGGTGCCTCTTCTTCGAAGAATGCAAAAAGGCAGGCCTGGAAGTACAGCATCTGGGCGATCTTGTGTACCTCATCTACACCAAATAG
- the LOC102717604 gene encoding uncharacterized protein LOC102717604 has protein sequence MGSLMAGWDSPVLGDDNKVRARRNKSLTREEVEAFWKQHGGEMTTSSPLGYSPAGAMAWSAPVGLSKAHASSSPRGGVPAIRVEGFFPDDDGGDLAAESPSKSRDWWTRSNWAFLNEPPQEEVTGKPQSYTPQFHVARIATGNA, from the exons ATGGGGTCTCTGATGGCTGGCTGGGATTCACCGGTTCTTGGAGATGACAACAAAG TTCGTGCGAGGAGGAACAAGTCGCTGacgagggaggaggtggaggcgttCTGGAAGCAGCATGGCGGCGAGATgacgacgagctcgccgcTGGGATACTCCCCCGCCGGCGCCATGGCGTGGTCGGCCCCCGTGGGCCTCTCGAAGGCgcacgcgtcgtcgtcgcctcgcgGCGGCGTGCCGGCGATCCGCGTGGAGGGCTTCttccccgacgacgacggcggcgacctcgccgccgagaGCCCCAGCAAGAGCCGCGACTG GTGGACGAGGAGCAACTGGGCGTTCCTGAACGAGCCGCCGCAGGAGGAGGTCACCGGCAAGCCGCAGAGCTACACGCCGCAGTTCCACGTCGCGCGGATCGCCACCGGCAACGCATGA